The following are encoded in a window of Magnetococcales bacterium genomic DNA:
- a CDS encoding 4a-hydroxytetrahydrobiopterin dehydratase, translating into MTPLHERPCRQYEGTDPALDIDQARALLKETPEWVLGSDGLEISRLYWFKNYEETLAFVNAVARIALQENHHPEMVFSYDRCRVRLATGAVAALTENDFICAAKINVMMGETS; encoded by the coding sequence ATGACACCTCTGCATGAACGCCCCTGTCGCCAGTATGAGGGAACAGACCCGGCCCTGGATATTGACCAGGCACGCGCCCTGTTGAAAGAGACGCCGGAGTGGGTTTTAGGCTCCGATGGCCTGGAGATTTCCCGTCTGTACTGGTTCAAGAATTATGAAGAAACCCTTGCTTTTGTCAATGCCGTGGCCCGGATTGCCTTGCAGGAAAATCACCATCCAGAGATGGTGTTTTCCTATGATCGTTGTCGGGTCCGTCTGGCAACAGGAGCGGTGGCGGCCCTGACCGAAAACGATTTCATCTGTGCCGCCAAAATCAACGTCATGATGGGTGAAACATCATGA